In Brevibacillus brevis NBRC 100599, a single genomic region encodes these proteins:
- a CDS encoding RNA polymerase sigma factor: MDHLIIKPKTHEEHTQIEDEALVEQAKAGDQEAFSELVRRHRSKVYGYARSYTQEAFLAEDIVQDALIRAFLHLGTLVDSRRFLPWLHRIVRNQAYTRLSKGPQKRETVFSSMGKQTHEQEPADWEDLDSILHRLGRSWSHSAQNTNPEEVMVRRELFETIRSLLYCLNPRERRIVESHFFDHLAPHEIAHMFQMSQANVYQVLSRSRKKLIQEKTRVVVDQYMKTRKVAGSMKQAVLNKPEAFTMPTWVTCAAALYGMVESTERKMSLPMILGLSGHAFRLTIVPGNIHIAGPTMFHFQRVLQQGLKNMGFESRAVTSYHLSCEPSMNANQVAPSLLSPEAREKRQLSVLLPEALELVHRSIDKGHPVLAWDLFMPEFGLIYGYDDEKRVFYAGDNCRNDSTIPYENLGRGIVEELFVLAIDRAFPIDQRTMLANALQSALVHYRGEEPQDQSCVNGLATYAAWQEAYEKGTVEPNGNAYTTVVNGDARRYASLFWSEIVDTWTDSVFDEVRPLMKEAAGLYGAIADGFDTLSKLFPFPAGGEPNDAEKGKQAIALLQAIERNERAAVSVLEQIQAGLTANQAST; this comes from the coding sequence ATGGATCACTTGATAATCAAGCCTAAGACTCATGAGGAACACACCCAGATAGAAGACGAGGCTCTGGTAGAGCAGGCAAAAGCCGGAGATCAGGAGGCGTTTAGCGAGCTGGTCAGGCGTCATCGCTCCAAAGTATACGGCTATGCTCGGTCGTATACACAAGAAGCCTTTCTTGCCGAAGACATCGTTCAGGATGCTCTCATTCGTGCTTTTTTGCACCTGGGAACGCTGGTGGACAGCCGACGTTTCCTTCCTTGGCTGCATCGGATTGTGCGCAATCAGGCGTACACACGGCTTTCGAAGGGGCCGCAAAAAAGGGAAACCGTTTTCTCGAGTATGGGCAAACAAACACATGAGCAGGAACCGGCTGACTGGGAGGACCTCGATAGTATCCTGCACAGGCTGGGACGATCTTGGTCGCACTCTGCGCAGAACACCAATCCCGAAGAGGTCATGGTGCGGCGTGAGCTGTTTGAGACAATCAGGAGCCTGCTGTACTGCCTCAATCCTCGGGAGAGACGCATTGTGGAATCTCATTTTTTTGATCATTTGGCCCCTCATGAGATCGCCCACATGTTCCAGATGTCCCAGGCTAATGTCTATCAAGTGCTATCGCGTTCTCGCAAAAAACTGATTCAGGAAAAAACTCGTGTCGTTGTTGATCAATACATGAAGACGAGAAAGGTTGCGGGGAGTATGAAACAAGCAGTATTGAATAAGCCAGAAGCATTCACGATGCCTACTTGGGTTACTTGCGCAGCGGCACTATACGGAATGGTAGAATCGACCGAACGAAAAATGTCTTTGCCGATGATCCTTGGCTTGAGCGGCCATGCCTTTCGCCTGACGATCGTCCCTGGAAATATCCATATTGCGGGCCCGACAATGTTTCACTTTCAACGAGTCTTGCAGCAGGGTTTGAAAAACATGGGCTTTGAATCTCGTGCCGTCACCTCGTATCATCTTTCCTGCGAACCAAGCATGAATGCCAATCAAGTTGCTCCCTCGCTATTGAGCCCGGAGGCACGCGAAAAGCGCCAGCTGTCTGTCCTCTTGCCAGAAGCATTGGAGCTGGTTCACCGCTCCATCGACAAAGGGCATCCTGTGCTTGCTTGGGATCTGTTCATGCCAGAGTTCGGATTGATCTACGGCTATGATGATGAAAAAAGAGTGTTTTACGCAGGAGACAACTGCCGAAATGACAGTACCATTCCCTATGAAAACTTGGGGCGGGGTATCGTCGAGGAGTTATTTGTCCTTGCCATCGACCGTGCGTTTCCGATCGATCAACGCACGATGCTCGCAAATGCTCTCCAATCTGCACTCGTTCATTATCGTGGAGAAGAGCCGCAGGACCAGAGCTGTGTCAATGGTCTAGCCACCTATGCTGCTTGGCAGGAGGCCTATGAAAAGGGAACGGTAGAGCCAAATGGCAACGCGTATACGACCGTGGTGAACGGGGATGCACGTCGCTACGCCTCTCTTTTCTGGAGCGAGATCGTAGATACGTGGACAGATTCTGTGTTTGATGAGGTTCGTCCGCTGATGAAAGAAGCAGCTGGCTTGTACGGGGCGATTGCCGATGGCTTTGACACGTTAAGCAAGCTCTTCCCATTCCCGGCTGGGGGCGAGCCGAACGATGCGGAGAAGGGCAAGCAGGCTATTGCGTTGTTGCAGGCGATTGAGCGAAATGAACGTGCTGCCGTATCGGTACTGGAACAAATACAGGCGGGACTCACTGCAAATCAGGCATCCACATAA
- a CDS encoding YcdB/YcdC domain-containing protein, producing the protein MTQKWKSATAAFAVTTMLLGTGAQAFAASPEMILKNAENPSKEQVKLPARAVEIVAALEKLEPALKALTLREVVISDYDENQVDLYISHPADTEMSAYLLFDRQSGELLGYEASPFIWEENEKVTDEAIVQKAEKAVQELFGEKKRKMTDAPQLSKTVYDEEELFIYPNVYFPILLNGLEIDEARYGIEVEMDSGGHLLGLSFQPLDLTGIQVADPKKAVTKEEIRKQIFTPERLRYGYVWEGTDGKPGIEYTMRTAPVFDALTGKEIEMEWGADEGDGKLHTSDIKDISLKPQGKPFIAKDATDQQILENLFEVDAKKLYTTYRKDEQQGEITYDWSNPIDFNRASIMVNKVTGDIGGYVNLAHIENLSVPLTKEQSLQKAITFLEPHAKKAEWQVEMYEEIKKEDKKSVEQYGFLFFEKQNGIPLMEYSYGVAIDPNKGKVVEFVASVPAEDRKYPVLKPSVTAQQAADSVSKQVPVKLTYIWPRSGEKNAPILVYKLDTSKGWPTVDAVNGSFKWGEYED; encoded by the coding sequence ATGACACAAAAATGGAAAAGTGCGACGGCTGCTTTTGCAGTGACAACCATGCTGTTGGGAACAGGTGCCCAGGCATTTGCTGCAAGTCCGGAAATGATCTTGAAAAATGCTGAAAACCCATCCAAAGAACAAGTCAAGCTGCCTGCTCGTGCGGTAGAGATTGTCGCTGCACTGGAGAAGCTGGAGCCTGCTTTAAAAGCTCTGACGCTCCGAGAGGTCGTTATTTCTGATTACGATGAAAATCAAGTGGATTTGTATATAAGCCATCCTGCCGATACCGAAATGAGTGCATATCTGCTTTTTGATCGCCAGAGCGGTGAATTACTTGGTTACGAGGCTTCCCCATTCATTTGGGAAGAGAATGAAAAGGTAACGGACGAAGCAATCGTGCAAAAAGCTGAGAAAGCTGTGCAAGAGTTGTTCGGAGAAAAGAAGCGAAAAATGACAGATGCGCCTCAATTGTCGAAAACGGTATACGATGAAGAAGAGTTGTTTATATACCCGAATGTGTACTTTCCGATTCTGCTAAATGGTCTGGAAATAGACGAAGCGCGCTACGGTATCGAGGTGGAAATGGATTCAGGCGGGCATTTGTTGGGCCTATCTTTTCAACCGCTAGATTTGACGGGTATACAGGTGGCTGATCCGAAAAAAGCTGTTACAAAAGAAGAGATTCGGAAGCAAATATTTACGCCCGAACGCCTTCGTTATGGCTATGTATGGGAAGGAACAGATGGGAAACCCGGTATCGAATATACAATGAGAACGGCGCCTGTATTTGATGCATTGACGGGAAAGGAGATCGAAATGGAATGGGGAGCAGATGAAGGGGATGGAAAACTCCATACATCTGATATCAAGGACATTTCCTTGAAACCCCAAGGGAAACCATTCATTGCAAAAGACGCAACCGATCAGCAGATTTTAGAGAATTTGTTTGAGGTTGATGCCAAGAAGTTGTATACAACCTATCGAAAAGATGAACAGCAGGGCGAAATCACTTATGATTGGTCGAACCCTATCGATTTTAATCGGGCCTCTATTATGGTGAACAAAGTGACTGGCGATATCGGTGGATACGTAAATTTGGCACATATCGAAAATCTCTCAGTGCCTCTAACAAAAGAGCAATCCTTGCAAAAGGCGATTACGTTCCTTGAGCCTCATGCTAAAAAAGCCGAGTGGCAAGTCGAAATGTATGAGGAAATCAAGAAAGAGGACAAGAAATCCGTCGAGCAGTATGGCTTTTTATTTTTCGAAAAACAAAATGGGATACCGCTCATGGAATATTCCTACGGAGTAGCAATTGATCCAAATAAGGGAAAAGTCGTTGAATTCGTGGCATCAGTTCCAGCAGAGGATCGTAAATATCCTGTGCTCAAACCATCTGTAACAGCCCAACAGGCAGCAGATAGTGTTTCCAAACAGGTACCGGTCAAGTTGACCTATATTTGGCCGAGGTCAGGAGAGAAGAATGCACCCATTCTCGTTTACAAACTCGATACCAGCAAAGGCTGGCCAACCGTCGATGCCGTAAATGGATCTTTTAAATGGGGAGAGTACGAGGATTAA
- a CDS encoding YcdB/YcdC domain-containing protein, with translation MKRNGKRTAIALTIAMMLPGTSGTALAASPEIHPSHIASATKSEEKLPERATQIVAALEKLEPALKTLTKRTIVKSEMDEKLLNLYLESPESNDMGATVVFDSKTGELFTYNASLYIWKQGEIATDEVILQRAEKAVLELLGADKRKQAGSPQLSKAVEEVDPEELTDPLAIYRTIYYPVVLNGLEILGNRTGIYVTTDYAGHILGVSTELLDLKETKVPDPKTALTPEAVKKQFFTPDRLELGYVLEGKDAKPGMQYLWMNNAYIDAVTGKQIDFTHGTELAGNGKRNPDNLKNITLSPKGEPLIVKSRADGEKVVAGLFDVDTKVMFPEYYTGEVDGEIIHSWSDEFGYEDVSISVDASTGAVTSADIFMETKSLPVPLSKEEALKKAISFIEPYAAKSSTEWQVEIFDPYKQPKLADWMIELNEGEGEEEEDTGTGTYTFIFYELHDGLPVFDRYYWMKVDIESGQVFTFIVNMPEKEGTLPILKPSVTEQQAAEIVAKNLPVKLSYFWPTYKGKQAPFLTLVYTVDKSKSWPYVDAVKGTLEWGEYEE, from the coding sequence ATGAAACGAAATGGAAAACGCACAGCAATCGCATTGACAATAGCAATGATGCTGCCAGGAACAAGTGGAACAGCCTTGGCTGCAAGTCCTGAAATCCATCCTAGCCACATTGCATCTGCAACAAAAAGCGAGGAAAAGCTCCCGGAGCGGGCCACTCAAATCGTAGCTGCTTTAGAAAAGCTGGAGCCTGCATTGAAAACGTTGACGAAACGAACGATTGTGAAAAGTGAGATGGATGAAAAACTGTTAAACCTCTATCTGGAAAGTCCCGAATCCAATGACATGGGTGCCACTGTTGTCTTTGACAGCAAAACAGGGGAGTTGTTCACGTACAACGCTAGTTTGTATATTTGGAAGCAAGGGGAAATTGCGACAGACGAGGTTATTTTGCAACGGGCAGAAAAAGCAGTGCTTGAGTTATTAGGGGCAGACAAAAGAAAACAAGCAGGCTCTCCTCAATTATCCAAAGCTGTTGAAGAGGTAGACCCTGAAGAATTGACTGATCCCTTAGCAATATACCGTACCATTTATTATCCAGTTGTACTAAATGGGCTGGAGATATTGGGGAATAGGACGGGCATATACGTGACGACGGATTATGCTGGTCATATCTTGGGTGTATCCACTGAGCTACTCGATTTGAAAGAGACCAAGGTCCCAGATCCGAAAACGGCACTGACACCAGAAGCTGTCAAAAAGCAGTTTTTCACTCCTGATCGTCTTGAATTGGGCTATGTGCTGGAAGGGAAAGATGCCAAGCCGGGCATGCAATACTTATGGATGAATAACGCTTACATCGATGCCGTGACAGGAAAGCAGATTGACTTCACTCATGGAACTGAATTAGCCGGGAATGGAAAAAGAAATCCTGACAACCTGAAGAATATTACGCTATCGCCAAAAGGAGAGCCGCTTATTGTCAAAAGCAGGGCAGATGGAGAAAAAGTCGTCGCGGGCTTGTTTGACGTGGATACGAAGGTAATGTTCCCAGAATACTACACAGGAGAAGTAGATGGTGAGATCATACATTCCTGGAGCGATGAGTTTGGGTATGAAGACGTGTCCATTTCGGTGGATGCTTCTACGGGAGCGGTCACTAGTGCGGATATTTTTATGGAAACAAAAAGCTTGCCTGTTCCCTTATCGAAAGAAGAAGCCTTGAAAAAAGCAATTTCCTTCATCGAGCCATATGCCGCTAAATCCTCTACTGAATGGCAGGTTGAGATATTTGATCCATATAAACAGCCGAAATTGGCTGATTGGATGATCGAGTTGAATGAAGGAGAGGGTGAAGAGGAGGAGGACACAGGAACAGGAACGTATACCTTCATTTTTTATGAATTGCACGATGGGTTGCCTGTGTTCGACCGTTACTATTGGATGAAGGTTGATATAGAGAGTGGACAAGTATTTACTTTCATTGTGAATATGCCGGAAAAAGAGGGTACTCTTCCCATCCTGAAGCCATCCGTAACGGAGCAACAAGCTGCTGAAATCGTAGCCAAAAATCTCCCTGTAAAGCTGTCCTACTTCTGGCCAACCTACAAAGGCAAACAAGCTCCTTTTCTCACCCTTGTCTATACGGTTGACAAGAGCAAGAGCTGGCCTTACGTAGATGCTGTAAAAGGCACACTTGAATGGGGCGAATACGAGGAATAA
- a CDS encoding PLP-dependent aminotransferase family protein, with protein MKKDPIYSSFIVPILLAVIVVDFRVSFHKFLQEYRFTYLALYHAIKEAIATGALHHGMKLPSSRELAGLHQISRGSVNQVYDMLVADGYVVSEVGRGTFVTFQVNHELPLEKAETPLQLSNWGERICRMPLRKQIEEGSPIKVDFRIGRTDYHQFPFQEWNRFMYAEVRNFLAKQHEEANVAQGHLPLREAIAVHLRRTRGIPAKADRIVVCNGSMQVITLLAQLLVNPGDPVIVEEPSFTGIKKAIASTGGVPSPVQVDKFGIQVHDWKSRLLFVTPSRHFPTGSILSQDRRRQLLDWASRQGSIIVEDDYDSEFRWGGRPVEPLKALDQEDRVAYVGTFTKTTLPDLRIGYAVLPKCLVEPMIRAKQLFEPHPSNMMEQRALAAFMKSGHYERHIRRMNRVYGKKYALYHQMLQENMGSLFTFLQSDAGLHIYSVWKRTEDEYIRLRTACRQKGVIWEDATTYFMRPPASAACFGFSHLNEEEMKEGIRLVLEAWESIST; from the coding sequence ATGAAAAAAGATCCAATTTACAGTTCATTTATTGTACCAATTTTACTGGCGGTGATCGTGGTGGATTTTCGTGTGTCATTCCACAAGTTTCTACAGGAATATCGGTTTACTTATTTAGCGCTCTATCACGCGATTAAAGAAGCGATTGCGACAGGTGCACTCCATCATGGAATGAAGTTGCCTTCCAGCCGTGAATTGGCGGGGCTCCATCAAATTTCGCGGGGAAGCGTGAATCAGGTCTATGACATGCTGGTTGCTGACGGATACGTCGTCTCGGAGGTCGGGCGAGGCACTTTTGTAACCTTTCAAGTGAATCATGAACTTCCTCTGGAAAAAGCGGAAACACCGCTGCAGCTGTCGAATTGGGGAGAAAGAATTTGCCGGATGCCGCTTCGGAAGCAGATCGAGGAAGGTTCCCCGATCAAAGTTGATTTTCGGATCGGGCGGACTGACTATCATCAGTTTCCCTTTCAAGAATGGAATCGCTTTATGTATGCAGAAGTGAGAAATTTCCTGGCCAAGCAGCATGAGGAGGCCAATGTCGCGCAAGGGCATCTCCCTTTGCGGGAAGCGATTGCGGTCCATTTGCGCAGAACACGAGGTATCCCGGCAAAAGCCGATCGGATCGTCGTCTGCAACGGATCCATGCAGGTGATTACCCTGCTGGCGCAATTACTGGTGAATCCGGGCGATCCGGTTATCGTGGAAGAACCGAGCTTTACGGGCATAAAAAAGGCGATTGCCTCGACAGGAGGCGTGCCCTCCCCCGTCCAAGTGGACAAATTCGGCATACAGGTTCATGATTGGAAGTCGCGTTTGCTCTTTGTTACACCTAGCAGACACTTTCCAACTGGCTCTATATTAAGCCAAGACAGGCGCAGGCAGCTTCTCGATTGGGCATCTCGTCAGGGAAGTATCATCGTAGAAGATGATTACGACAGTGAGTTCCGCTGGGGTGGAAGGCCCGTTGAGCCGTTGAAGGCACTGGATCAAGAGGATCGAGTCGCGTATGTCGGAACGTTTACGAAAACGACGCTCCCAGACTTACGAATCGGCTACGCTGTGCTGCCGAAGTGTCTTGTAGAGCCGATGATTCGGGCGAAACAATTATTTGAGCCGCATCCTTCGAACATGATGGAACAGCGGGCGCTGGCCGCATTTATGAAAAGCGGTCACTATGAACGGCACATACGCAGGATGAATCGAGTGTACGGGAAAAAATACGCTTTGTATCATCAAATGCTGCAAGAGAACATGGGATCGTTGTTTACTTTTCTCCAATCGGATGCGGGACTTCATATTTACAGTGTCTGGAAAAGGACGGAAGATGAATATATTCGTCTGCGAACTGCTTGCCGGCAAAAAGGCGTGATTTGGGAAGATGCTACTACTTATTTTATGCGCCCACCCGCTTCCGCTGCGTGCTTTGGTTTCTCGCATTTGAACGAGGAAGAGATGAAAGAAGGGATTCGCCTTGTCTTGGAGGCATGGGAATCTATAAGCACATAG
- the gatA gene encoding Asp-tRNA(Asn)/Glu-tRNA(Gln) amidotransferase subunit GatA produces the protein MSLFDKRLSEIHSALRAKEISVTDLVQASIASIKEHDGEIKSVLHVDEEGALAHARQLDERLVKGNEELGLLYGLPAGLKDNLVTKDIRTTCASKFLANYDPVHDGTVSKKVKDADSVIVAKLNMDEFAMGGSNENSGFFPAKNPWNTDYVPGGSSGGSAAAMAARHFYYTLGSDTGGSIRQPAAFCGVVGLKPTYGRVSRFGLVAFASSLDQIGPVTKNVEDSAYVLQAIAGHDEYDSTSANVDVPNYLSALTGDVKGLRIGVPKELIGEGIDPEVRDAVLAALKQLESMGATWSEVSMPHTEYAVPAYYLLSSSEASSNLARFDGVRYGVRADNAANLIELYKESRSQGFGQEVKRRIMLGTYALSSGYYDAYYKKAQQVRTLIIQDFNSIFADYDVILHPTTPSTAFKVGENVDDPVKMYLEDICTVPVNLAGLPAISVPCGFSKNGLPIGLQIVGRAFDESTVLRVAHAYEQTAGFYGRKPEWVRG, from the coding sequence GTGTCGCTGTTTGACAAGCGATTGTCTGAGATACATAGCGCTCTGCGCGCAAAAGAGATTTCGGTAACGGATCTGGTGCAGGCTTCCATCGCTAGCATCAAGGAGCATGACGGAGAAATCAAATCCGTCCTGCATGTAGATGAAGAGGGAGCCTTGGCTCATGCTCGTCAATTGGACGAGCGTCTGGTTAAGGGAAATGAGGAGCTGGGTCTTCTCTACGGCTTGCCAGCCGGACTGAAAGACAACCTGGTTACAAAAGACATTCGCACGACTTGCGCGAGTAAATTTTTGGCGAACTACGATCCTGTCCATGACGGGACGGTTTCCAAAAAGGTGAAGGATGCCGACTCGGTTATCGTTGCGAAGCTGAACATGGACGAGTTTGCGATGGGCGGCTCCAACGAAAATTCCGGCTTTTTCCCAGCGAAAAACCCGTGGAACACCGACTACGTTCCGGGAGGCTCTTCCGGTGGTTCAGCGGCGGCAATGGCTGCACGTCATTTCTACTACACACTTGGCTCTGATACAGGTGGCTCCATCCGTCAGCCAGCTGCTTTTTGTGGCGTTGTCGGCTTGAAGCCTACATATGGACGCGTCTCCCGTTTCGGGCTGGTTGCGTTTGCGTCCTCGCTGGATCAAATCGGGCCTGTGACGAAAAACGTTGAGGATTCCGCCTATGTGCTGCAAGCGATTGCGGGACATGATGAATACGACTCTACCTCTGCCAATGTGGACGTACCGAATTACTTGTCCGCATTGACTGGAGATGTAAAAGGTCTGCGTATCGGGGTACCGAAAGAGTTGATCGGAGAAGGGATTGACCCTGAGGTTCGCGATGCTGTTTTGGCAGCATTGAAGCAGCTGGAGAGCATGGGTGCTACATGGAGCGAGGTTTCCATGCCGCACACGGAATATGCAGTGCCAGCTTACTACCTCTTGTCTTCTTCTGAAGCTTCGTCCAACCTGGCTCGTTTTGACGGCGTTCGATATGGTGTGCGTGCAGACAATGCGGCCAACCTGATCGAGCTGTACAAGGAATCCCGCAGCCAAGGTTTTGGTCAAGAAGTGAAGCGTCGCATCATGCTCGGAACCTACGCGCTCTCGTCTGGTTATTACGATGCTTACTACAAAAAGGCGCAGCAGGTGCGTACCCTGATCATCCAGGACTTCAACAGCATTTTTGCTGACTACGATGTCATCCTGCACCCAACGACGCCTTCTACGGCTTTCAAAGTAGGCGAAAACGTAGATGATCCGGTGAAAATGTATCTGGAGGATATTTGTACCGTTCCTGTAAACCTGGCTGGTTTGCCAGCAATCAGTGTGCCGTGCGGATTCTCCAAAAACGGTCTGCCGATCGGTTTGCAGATCGTAGGTCGTGCATTTGACGAATCCACCGTATTGCGCGTAGCCCATGCGTATGAGCAAACCGCAGGCTTCTACGGGCGCAAACCGGAATGGGTGAGGGGGTAA
- a CDS encoding DMT family transporter codes for MKSKVLSALFCLAALWGASFLFIRIASPVLGPFLTIQGRVTIAAIALLIYTACIGRSADFQSRWKQYLILGALNAAIPFMLIATAAIHLNASMSAILNSLTPVFSALVAWGWIKETLTLGKWVGIIVGIIGVAILVGWSSIPLTFEVIVAVGLSILSTVSYGFGGVYAKKALAGVPPLSVAVGQQIGASILLIPFTLFNLPTSMDSLTPAAIFSVVGVAIFCTAIAYPLFFYLISNAGPTKTQSVTLLIPLFGMIWGVVFLDETITAGMITGLIVILGSIFLIYDIRPQPAKNKPSQKAG; via the coding sequence ATGAAAAGTAAAGTGTTAAGCGCTTTATTTTGTTTGGCCGCATTGTGGGGTGCTTCTTTTCTCTTTATTCGAATCGCATCCCCAGTGCTGGGACCGTTTCTAACCATCCAGGGACGCGTAACGATCGCCGCGATTGCTTTGCTGATCTATACTGCCTGCATCGGGCGTTCCGCTGATTTTCAATCACGCTGGAAACAGTATCTGATCCTGGGCGCTCTCAATGCAGCGATTCCCTTCATGCTCATTGCGACTGCGGCGATCCATCTGAATGCGTCCATGTCGGCGATCCTCAACTCGCTGACTCCTGTGTTTTCGGCCCTCGTCGCGTGGGGGTGGATCAAGGAAACGTTAACGCTTGGAAAATGGGTTGGCATCATCGTAGGAATTATCGGGGTTGCTATTTTGGTAGGGTGGAGTTCCATCCCGCTTACATTCGAAGTGATTGTAGCGGTTGGACTGTCTATTCTTTCTACCGTGTCGTATGGATTTGGAGGCGTGTATGCCAAAAAAGCGCTTGCCGGCGTTCCTCCCTTGTCAGTGGCAGTTGGTCAGCAAATCGGTGCATCGATTCTCCTGATTCCGTTTACTCTCTTCAATCTGCCTACTTCCATGGATTCATTGACACCTGCCGCCATATTCTCTGTGGTTGGAGTGGCGATCTTCTGCACGGCGATCGCGTATCCTTTGTTCTTTTACTTGATTTCCAATGCAGGCCCGACGAAGACCCAAAGTGTTACGCTGCTGATTCCGCTGTTCGGTATGATCTGGGGTGTCGTTTTCCTGGATGAAACGATCACCGCCGGCATGATTACGGGACTGATCGTGATTCTGGGAAGCATTTTTCTCATCTATGATATTCGACCTCAGCCCGCCAAAAACAAACCCAGTCAAAAGGCAGGATAA
- the gatC gene encoding Asp-tRNA(Asn)/Glu-tRNA(Gln) amidotransferase subunit GatC → MSAITRKEVEHVANLARLQLTEEEAERYTKDLNAILDFAAKLNELDTSNIEPTSHATDVKNVMREDVNRPSLPREDVLKNAPDHEDGQFKVPAVFE, encoded by the coding sequence ATGAGTGCCATTACTCGCAAAGAAGTGGAACACGTAGCTAATTTGGCCCGTTTGCAGCTCACTGAGGAAGAAGCGGAGCGGTACACAAAAGACCTGAATGCCATTCTCGATTTTGCAGCCAAGCTGAATGAGCTCGATACATCCAATATTGAGCCAACCAGCCATGCGACAGACGTGAAAAACGTCATGCGCGAAGACGTAAACAGACCGTCCCTGCCGCGTGAGGACGTGCTGAAAAACGCACCGGATCACGAAGACGGACAGTTTAAAGTACCGGCTGTATTCGAATAA
- the gatB gene encoding Asp-tRNA(Asn)/Glu-tRNA(Gln) amidotransferase subunit GatB, with protein MSKYETVIGLEVHAELSTNSKIFCGCPTEFGAPPNTHTCPICLGHPGVLPVTNKQAVEFAMKAALALNCEISRETKFDRKNYFYPDSPKAYQISQFDQPIGYNGWIDIEVNGETKRIGITRLHLEEDAGKLTHSDFGGESLVDFNRVGVPLVEIVSEPDIRTPEEARAYLEKLKAIIQYTEVSDVRMEQGSLRCDANVSIRPYGQEEFGTKAELKNMNSFRNVQMGLEYEVLRQTEVVSSGGKVVQETRRWDEANKKTLTMRSKEEAHDYRYFPDPDLVRMQISEEWIEAVRATIPELPDARQARYVNEFGLSKDDAGVITISKETADFFDETVKTGAEPKSVANWLMVDLLAHLNANNLVFADVKMTPKGLGEMIKLIEDGTISSKIAKTVFKEMVETGKEPKQIVEEKGLVQISDEGALRQVVVDAVNSNPQAVADFKSGNEKAAAFFVGQVMKQTKGKANPGMVNKLIQEVLNSL; from the coding sequence ATGAGCAAGTACGAAACCGTCATCGGCTTGGAGGTTCACGCCGAGCTATCGACCAACAGTAAAATCTTTTGCGGCTGCCCGACTGAGTTTGGTGCACCGCCGAATACACATACATGCCCGATCTGCTTGGGACATCCAGGTGTACTGCCTGTAACGAACAAGCAAGCGGTAGAGTTCGCGATGAAAGCAGCTCTCGCCCTCAACTGCGAGATTTCCCGCGAGACCAAGTTCGACCGCAAGAACTACTTTTATCCGGATTCCCCAAAAGCGTACCAAATCTCGCAGTTTGACCAGCCGATCGGCTACAATGGCTGGATCGACATCGAAGTAAACGGTGAGACGAAGCGCATTGGGATCACTCGTCTGCATTTGGAAGAGGATGCGGGCAAGCTGACGCACAGCGATTTTGGCGGAGAGTCTCTGGTAGACTTCAACCGCGTCGGGGTACCGCTCGTCGAGATCGTTTCCGAGCCGGATATCCGCACACCGGAAGAAGCACGTGCGTATCTGGAAAAGCTGAAAGCGATCATCCAGTACACCGAAGTATCTGACGTTCGCATGGAACAAGGCTCCCTGCGCTGCGACGCCAACGTATCGATTCGTCCGTATGGTCAAGAAGAATTCGGAACCAAGGCCGAGCTGAAAAACATGAACTCCTTCCGCAACGTGCAAATGGGCTTGGAGTACGAGGTACTACGTCAAACGGAGGTAGTTTCTTCCGGTGGCAAGGTCGTTCAGGAAACGCGCCGTTGGGATGAAGCGAACAAGAAGACGTTGACGATGCGTTCCAAAGAGGAAGCACACGACTATCGTTACTTCCCAGACCCGGATCTGGTTCGCATGCAGATTTCCGAGGAGTGGATTGAAGCGGTTCGCGCAACCATTCCAGAGCTGCCAGATGCTCGTCAGGCACGCTATGTGAACGAGTTTGGTTTGTCTAAGGATGATGCAGGAGTCATTACGATCTCCAAGGAGACGGCTGATTTCTTTGATGAGACGGTGAAAACAGGAGCAGAGCCGAAGTCAGTAGCAAACTGGCTGATGGTTGACCTGTTGGCACACCTCAACGCCAACAACCTGGTGTTTGCCGATGTGAAAATGACACCAAAAGGCTTGGGTGAGATGATCAAGCTGATCGAGGACGGAACCATTTCCTCCAAAATCGCCAAAACCGTCTTCAAAGAGATGGTGGAGACCGGAAAAGAGCCGAAGCAGATCGTCGAAGAAAAAGGACTCGTCCAAATCAGCGATGAAGGCGCTCTGCGTCAAGTCGTCGTGGATGCCGTCAATTCCAACCCACAAGCCGTGGCAGACTTCAAGTCCGGAAACGAAAAAGCAGCTGCTTTCTTCGTTGGACAGGTCATGAAGCAAACCAAAGGGAAGGCAAACCCGGGAATGGTAAACAAGTTGATTCAGGAAGTATTGAACAGCCTGTAG